From the Thunnus albacares chromosome 24, fThuAlb1.1, whole genome shotgun sequence genome, one window contains:
- the si:ch211-246m6.4 gene encoding basic helix-loop-helix transcription factor scleraxis — MCNLRPPARPQQLQSDPNRARMKSTGSAQPDGFTSDLDDLDSGSGSDSSDGKSTGGCSPRREPGEEAAAGGGSRAGAPRRRRRRRRSSGGGRGSGGDAHLPGVSKQRQAANARERDRTHSVNTAFTALRTLIPTEPADRKLSKIETLRLASSYISHLANVLLLGEDCRDGQPCVRYQSILHGSAALSAPSLRPICTFCLSNQRKLLRDGGKHSAAV; from the exons ATGTGCAACCTCCGCCCGCCCGCACGGCCCCAGCAGCTCCAGTCAGACCCGAACAGAGCCAGGATGAAGTCCACAGGCAGCGCGCAGCCCGACGGCTTCACCTCCGACCTGGACGACCTGGACAGCGGCAGCGGCAGCGACAGCTCCGATGGGAAGTCCACCGGCGGCTGCAGCCCGCGCAGAGAGCCGGGGGAGGAGGCAGCCGCCGGAGGTGGTTCCCGTGCCGGGGCGCCGAGACGGAGGAGAAGGCGGAGACGGAGCAGCGGCGGAGGTAGAGGAAGCGGTGGAGACGCGCATTTGCCCGGCGTCAGCAAACAGCGGCAGGCGGCCAACGCGCGGGAGCGGGACAGGACGCACAGCGTGAACACCGCCTTCACGGCGCTCCGCACTCTCATTCCCACCGAGCCCGCCGACAGGAAGCTCTCCAAGATAGAGACGCTGCGTCTGGCCTCCAGCTACATCTCCCACCTGGCCAACGTGCTGCTGCTGGGGGAGGACTGCCGGGACGGACAGCCATGCGTCCGCTACCAGAGCATCCTGCACGGCTCCGCTGCGCTCAGCGCGCCGTCCCTGCGGCCCATCTGCACTTTCTGCCTCAGCAACCAGAGGAAGCTG CTCAGAGATGGAGGGAAGcactcagctgctgtgtga